A window of Methanolobus sediminis contains these coding sequences:
- a CDS encoding TIGR00375 family protein, with amino-acid sequence MLINADLHLHSKYSMACSNKMELPLMAEEAAKKGIDLVATGDCTHPQWLKEIKKASIDDETIAIGKTNFIITTEIEDSSRVHHLLLLPSISKAEELSERISRYCNLAADGRPTVRLNGCEIAEIAKDVEALIGPCHAFTPWTALYAYHDCLKSCYGDMTDYISFLELGLSADSDYADRIEELQRLTFLSNSDAHSPWSNKLAREFNQINVPEISFEGLQKAILREEGYGVTYNAGFYPQEGKYNESACIKCYTHYSLEQCHELKWKCSNCGGLIKKGVKDRVNELATFDTPKHPQHRPPYVHLMPLSEIIMTALGHASINTKGVQTAWNGLMERYGNELNVLLNAEIADMGFLDKRVSNAILAFREKRLIIHPGGGGQYGHIEIPEETDNKEEIAPKKSQSSLFDF; translated from the coding sequence ATGCTGATCAATGCCGACCTGCACCTGCATTCCAAATATTCGATGGCTTGCTCGAATAAAATGGAACTGCCATTAATGGCAGAAGAAGCAGCGAAAAAAGGCATAGATCTGGTTGCAACAGGAGATTGCACCCACCCCCAATGGCTAAAGGAAATAAAAAAAGCATCCATAGATGATGAGACCATAGCCATCGGGAAAACTAATTTTATAATCACTACTGAAATAGAGGATAGCAGCCGCGTTCATCATCTGTTATTGCTGCCCTCAATATCCAAGGCAGAAGAACTCTCAGAAAGAATCAGTAGATATTGCAATCTTGCAGCAGATGGCCGTCCCACTGTGAGACTCAATGGTTGCGAGATAGCCGAAATAGCAAAGGATGTAGAAGCACTCATTGGCCCATGCCATGCATTTACCCCATGGACAGCACTTTACGCATATCACGACTGCCTTAAAAGCTGTTATGGAGACATGACAGACTATATTTCATTCCTGGAACTAGGACTCAGTGCTGACAGCGACTATGCTGACAGGATAGAAGAACTGCAAAGACTCACCTTTCTGTCAAATTCAGACGCACATTCACCATGGTCCAATAAACTGGCACGGGAGTTCAACCAGATAAATGTCCCGGAAATATCCTTTGAAGGACTGCAAAAAGCTATTCTCAGGGAAGAAGGTTATGGAGTCACATACAATGCAGGTTTCTATCCGCAGGAAGGTAAATACAATGAATCTGCATGTATCAAGTGCTACACACATTACTCACTGGAACAATGCCATGAACTGAAATGGAAATGCAGCAATTGTGGTGGCCTAATTAAAAAAGGAGTAAAGGACAGAGTTAACGAACTGGCAACTTTTGATACTCCTAAACATCCACAGCACAGACCACCTTATGTTCACCTGATGCCGCTTTCTGAAATAATAATGACTGCACTTGGACATGCCAGTATCAATACAAAAGGTGTCCAGACTGCCTGGAACGGACTGATGGAACGGTACGGAAATGAACTCAATGTCCTCCTGAATGCAGAAATTGCTGACATGGGATTCCTTGACAAACGTGTTTCAAATGCAATACTTGCATTCCGGGAAAAGAGGCTTATAATCCATCCGGGTGGCGGTGGACAGTACGGACATATCGAGATTCCCGAAGAAACTGATAATAAAGAAGAAATCGCTCCTAAAAAGAGCCAGAGTTCCCTTTTTGACTTTTAG